In Helianthus annuus cultivar XRQ/B chromosome 3, HanXRQr2.0-SUNRISE, whole genome shotgun sequence, a single window of DNA contains:
- the LOC110928541 gene encoding 30S ribosomal protein S10, chloroplastic, which translates to MSISASLAAPMFPLRNSSSISSTPTLSALHFLPNASSTSKIQFQFQFQPTRSSTTRVFAAPEALEQTLIEDAESSTVIAGSDSEKVAPKQKIRIKLRSYWVPLIEDSCKQIMDAARTTNAKTMGPVPLPTKKRIYCVLKSPHVHKDARFHFEIRTHQRLIDILHPTAQTIDSLMQLDLPAGVDVEVKL; encoded by the exons ATGTCAATTTCAGCATCTTTAGCAGCACCCATGTTTCCGTTACGCAATTCTTCCTCAATTTCTTCCACACCCACACTTTCTGCTCTACATTTTCTCCCAAATGCCTCATCAACCTCCAAGATTCAGTTTCAGTTTCAATTCCAACCAACTCGTTCTTCTACAACTAGAGTTTTTGCAGCCCCTGAAGCTTTGGAACAAACCCTG ATTGAGGATGCCGAATCGTCGACTGTGATTGCGGGTTCTGATTCCGAAAAG GTAGCACCAAAACAGAAAATCAGGATTAAATTGAGGTCATACTGGGTGCCTTTAATTGAAGATTCATGCAAGCAGATCATGGATGCTGCTAGAACCACAAACGCAAAGACGATGGGGCCCGTTCCACTGCCAACAAAGAAGAGAATATATTGTGTGCTTAAATCTCCTCATGTTCACAAGGATGCACGATTTCACTTTGAGATCCGAACCCATCAGCGGCTCATAGACATTTTACACCCGACTGCACAAACCATCGACTCTTTGATGCAGCTTGATCTTCCTGCTGGTGTTGATGTTGAGGTTAAGCTTTAA